In Phocoena phocoena chromosome 3, mPhoPho1.1, whole genome shotgun sequence, the DNA window TGACAAGCCACGGTTGAGAAACCCAGTGAAGCACAGGGCACAGCACGGACACTTTGGGTTTTGGAGTTCGAGAAAATTGGAGTAAAAAGTTGATTTTGTGTGCAATACTTTTAGATGCTCTAGGAAGACCCAAAATCATGATAGCCGTAGCAGTCTGTGAAAAAGTCACCTACAAAAGGGGGAGacagagcagagaaaaaaaattagaattcttttgaaaaatggcaCAGAGCGCCACATTTGAAATTCATGTTTTAGATTTCTCTGCTCCTGTAACCCCCCAATGAAGGCTCCTTCTCAAGACAAGAGCTGTGCACTGTCAGGAAAAGTATATTCACAGGATTGGTGCTTCGCATGGCTTAAagcagagaaatttaaaattctgactTTTAATGAACTTTCAAGGCACACAAGCGTGTGCATTAACATTTAAAGAGTAAATTACACTTTTGCAGGATGGGGGGTGCTGGAGGACCGCCTGACCTAACCACCGAGAATGGGTGCCAGCCAGCCGCCCTTAAGCCTCAGGGAGGCTCCTGCTGCTGGGCCACCCTGCTCTAACTCAGGCCACAGGAGCTAAGCTGCAGCTTCTCCCCAAGCTCagacaaagagaaacacacacttACTGTAGCCAGCGGTCGCCGAGTTGCCTCCATACCCGTAGCTGCCATACCCGGCGCCTGAAAGGGAAGAGACAGGGTCACCAGGGCAGGAGGTGGGTCTGCCGGCCCCCTGCCTCTTCCGGCATCTCAGTTGGCCCCAGGGGTCCCACCCGCTCCAGGGAGCAGGCCGAGCCCACTGGGGCAGCACAGGAAAATGGTCCTCACCAGCATTCATGTAGCCTCCATGGTTGGCGCCACCAaagcctctccctctccctcgaCCTCGgatgttccctcctcttccccgTCCTCGGAGATTGGGGGGCGGGGGCACTTCGTTGTGCATGGGACCCCCCATGCCGAACCCAGGGTTATGTGGCTGGACGGGAAAGAAGACAGACGGGTTACATTTGCCTCCCGCTCGAATCAGCAGAGAATACACGCCAAGGTCAGAGAGTTCCAGGGTGACCGCTCACCTTAGCAGCAAATTTCGGTCCACCTCTCACGGGCACGGGGGCTCTCTTCTTCTTGTTGGCCTCAAGGGCTAGAGGGGCATCGGGGAACAGTTTTTCTAGCGCAGCAAGGGCGGCATATGCTTTGGCCACCTTTTTGTTTGAGCCAGCGCCTTGAAACTTCTGTCCGTCCACCTCGACCTGGGAAGAACACATGCGTGTCTGGGGTGACCCAACACCCCCCTTGGGGCGGGGGGGAGTCTCCAAAGACTCCAGGCCCCCACAGGATCCGCCCCCAGGACCACTCACCTCCATGACGAAGCGCTTGTCATGGCTGCCCCCTGTCTCTGAGATGAGCTCATACTTGAGGCCACGCCTCTTCTCATTAAGTTCCATAACAGGGTTCTTGCCATGCTTGGTCAGGATCGGCCCCTGCTGTTTTACGTTCtcagggaaaacagaaaagaaaaccaacaaactCAGCTAAGGGCCTTCCAGCACGTGGAGGAGGGCAGCCGCCCCTATGTCATGGCTGAGGCCCTCCGCTCCATCCCCCTTGCCACTCCTGTCTCCAGAAATCATCTGTGGCCTTCCCAGCAATGGGACCACCTCCACCCACACCCCGTCTCCTGGGGAAACGGCACATCCTCGACTGCAGGCCACCCCAGATGATGGGTCAACACCAGCAAGGGCCTCTTGGTCATGGCTCAACAGCTCACACCCAACTCCTTCCACAGGCTCCTGGAGTGGAAGGTACACTCTCTTGGGGTAAGAGAACAAGGACCAGTAACTGTCCTGGTTCACGGGACCCAGGGCTGCCTGCTCCTTCCTGCCGGGCACCCCAGCACCCACCCCGTGCTCACCTCGGCAGTGGGATCTGAGGGAAAGGCAGCGCTGGGGGTCGAGACAGCTTCCACCACAGGTGGAGGGGCCACCACAGCTGGCTTCGCCTCTGTCTCCTCAGCTGAGTCTTCCCCCTTGCTGGAGTCTCTGCCTTCGGCACCCGTGGGCAAGCCCATGTCCTGTAACACCTGCAGGAGGGAGACCCAGGCCCCCAGTGAGGGAGGGCTCAACCACACAGAACCCCTCCCACACCTGGGATCCCGAATCAGAAGTTCCTAGGGTGGCGTCCAGGCAACTGGAGGAGCTCTCCTATAGCTCCCAAGACCACCTCGATGCCCAGCCACACTTGGGGGCCCTCTGCCCATCAGCCACAGTGATGATGGCATTCTTGCCACGTGTGACTTGGCTACCGTTCAGGAATCTAACCATTTCAGTATGCGCATGCCCTCCTTTAGCCTCAGGCTTAAACAGGGGATGATGGCTCTGAAGGGGAGCAAGATGAGGGGAGGGTTTTGCTGTTGTACGACGCTGCCGGCCGCGCTCACCTTAACGGCGACATGCAACTTGGCAGTCTTTTTGGAGGGCCCAGAGGCCTCGAATGAGTTGCCGTCTACCTCCACAGACATGGTGAAGATGGGGGCGTGAACTGGACCAGTCTGGGAAACCAGTTTGTACTGCAGCCCCGGCTTGAGCTGGTTCAGTCGCATCAGGGCATTCATCGCTTGGGGAGGCTCTGCTTTCTCCTCTAGAGAGAACACACCAATGTTGCTCTGGAAAGTCAGTCAATTCTGAACCGGGCAGGGGAACCTGTCCTGACTGCGCCCTGATGCACGACGTGGAGGACTGGGCAGGGGGCTGGGCGGCCACACATGCCGAGGCCTTGCCTGCCCCACTCCCAGGCGCACACCACGCCTGCGGTCACCAGCTGAGGCACGGTCACCAGCTGAGGCACGTCCACCCCACTTGTGTTCCATACCCAGGctgtatttatttaatcattctgaAAAGGACTTAAGTATCATGTCCGAGAAAGAGAAGGCAAAAGGAGGTATCCCACTCACTCTGGGGTGAACCTTAATTGAAGCCACGTGGAGGGTAAAACAAGGACTATGAATGAATGCTGGTACCTTTCTTCTgaatcttcttcttctttttgctgGGAGACTTTTCCTCCCCATCTTCCTCCATTGGGCGTTTCATGGGCGTAATGGCGTAGGTGGTACTGGGGGGTATTTGAACTGAAACGAGACAAGGACAGAAGCAGCTGAGACTCCAGTCTGGGCTCTACTGGGAGCGTGCGATGATACCGCCTGCCTGGGCATGGGCACTGTGCCATGCTTACCTGTGTAGTCCACTGGGTTTTCATTCTTTGGTTTCTTGGGCATCTTCGAAGGCAAGGGGTCCATACCCAGGACCTTATGGAGCTGGCCAAACGCAGCAAGTCGCAGAGCATGctggagaaggggaagaggaaccTGACTCAGCCGCCCTGCGTTCCCAGCCAACGTGTGTGCTCTCACTAATGCCTTCTGGAAGGGGTGGGAGCTGACGGGTTGCTAACGGTCTCCCCTATGTCAGCGAGGGGTCCCCAACAGCCAGGGCCCAGCCTCGCTGTGGGGGAAGGCCAGCCTGTGACCACCCCCCTCGAGAGGATTACAGGAGACCCCAACCTGGGGACTGGTTGCCACACGGAGCCACGTGGTGGGCCTGCGAGGGAAGGACTCCTGGAGCAGTCCGCACGCAAACACATCTCCCCGCTGAACTCGGTGTCTGAAAACAGCACTCGAGCAGGCTGAGGGGGCAGGCGACAACCACGCGTGGCGCCAGGGGAAAGAAGCAACCCAGATTGGGGCACCCTGTATCAGGCACGATCCCTTGACCTTCAGAATCCCCAGCCTGAGCCTATGAGTCCAGTGGCTACCCTGAGAATACCCAGTAATGGAACTGGAAGCCAGTGATTACAGACTGGGTAAGGGCTCACGTTGGCAATGGCGATGACTATACCTGCGCACTCTGTGTGATATCTTCCCGTTGCTGTCTGTCTAGATGCCCAATAGCATCAGTGGCTTCTTTTTCACAAGGGTCATAAATGCCAGAACCATCTGAAGGCAGGAAACAAGGAAGATATGCAGAGGATTATCTTTTAGCATCTCCGAAGAGTTGTGCTGGCTGAGGGAACCAAGTGCGTTACCCCCCACGCCCCATCCACACCCAGCTCTGGAAAACACACCGAGCTCGGTGACCCACTCGGCATCCAGCCTGTGAGAGAAATAATCCACATGTATCTCAGAGCATGGAGCTCGCGTGGGAGTGGGTCACCACTGCCCCGGATCCGCCCCGAGTCACAGCTGCGGAGCCGGCACAGGGCTGGATATGATGGTGCAAGAGGGTAGTCACATGCTTCATCCCTAGGGGGACACGGGGCTGCTGCTGCCCTAACCCGGTCAGGGGACCCGCCAGGAAGTGGCCTCAGGGCCTCAATCCCTGTCCTTTCCCTGCAACTTGCAAAGCACAAGGCCCCAACCTGGCATCACGATGCCTGAAGCCAGGCACTCCAGCACTCTCCGCAGGGCCTCGCCAGCACCCATTGGTCTGTTGGCTGTGCCGATGGACTTCTCACAGAGAAGCTCGAGGGGCTGAAAGGCAAGAGGGACAGTTAACTGCAGTGTCCAGGGGGGAGTTGGCTGATGCTAAGGAGCTgttgccgtgtgtgtgtgtgtgtgtgtgtgtgtgtgtgtgtgtgtgtgtgtgtgcgcgtgtgcgcgtGTCCAAGACAGGACACCTAGAGTGGGTCTTAACCAACTTCTCCTTAAAGGACCAGACGTTAAAGGGGCAGGCTGTGTGGGCCAAGAGGCAAACTGAAGCTGTTACATAGGTACTTATACTTAAAATGTagccatttaaaaacataaaaagcattcTTAACTATAGATAAACAGGCAACTAGCCAAAATTggcctgtgggcctcagtttgctgacccctgtccAAGAACAGCTACAAAACCTTCTTCACGGAGTGCAATCTGCCACAGTCAGTGTGCCACCTGGCCGGCCCCTGCCTAGCTGAGCTGCGAACCCTCCATGGGAGTCCGGTCTCGTTCTCACCCCCACCCAGGGTGTGGCACACAGTAGTTGCTCAATGAGCAGCTATGACCGGAGTATCGGCCACACCCTGAAGGGCCACTCCAGCCCATTTACCATTAACATATTCTTGGGATCCGGGAGGTCTCTGCACATATGACCCAGGGTGGCTATAGCTACAAAGGTGCCTTACCCATCCTCTGAGGGGACCCCAGGTGGGAACGCGGGTGCACAGGTCCCTCAGGACCCGGATGACAATGACACACGACTTCAGCCCATTGGCTCTGGCCTAGAGGAACAAAGCACAGGCTTTTCACACCAAGGCACCTCCCTGAACACAAGGCAAACATGAAAAACACAAGTCTCAGGGTGCTACTTTGTCAAGGGTAAACGGTGAACGTTCACAACCATCAAGCGTGTGGTCGGCAGCGATTTCACCGAGTGGACGAGAATGATGTTACTCTTGGCACAAAGCAGCAGCTCCCCACCTACTCAGTCACAAGCCTCCTCTGGGGGTGTCAAATTTGTCTATGCGTGCTCCTTTAGCAACTGCACGCCGGCAGGTGCCAAGTCCAGCACGGTGCTCTTCAATGTTACCGAAACTTTATGGTGAAAATTAGCCAAGTTATAACTTAGGAATTCTCTACCGAAAGACAAATAGAAGAACAAAATGCAAACCTGGAACCACTTGGCGTGTCGGAGGGACGCCAAGGCAGCAAGGCATTTCTGCCTGTCCAGAACGTCCGGGGGATCGTTGACTGATAGCGTTTCTATTCATGGATGGAATAAGAAGACAAGGTACAGTTTGACCAAGGGGTTTCTGTCAGGTGGAAAGGGGATGTGGCAGCTTCCTAAGGGGCAGCTGAGGCTCCCAGAATCTCAAGTCATCTCCACCCTTGACCAGGGAAGGAGACGCTCAAGTGCATTTAACTCTGCCCCAAGAGGAGATGGTAAAAATCAGAGGCCccctccaaaaaaacaaaaaaacaaaaaaccaaaaaaacaacaataagaaaaacaaaaacaaaagagggaAGTTACTCTAAAAGGAATAATcccatgggggagggggacagataGGTGGATCCTATCTTCTAGTAGAGACTATTACCTTGCTTCCTCCCCAGGATCTCCCAATAAATTAGCTATGCTAAAAAATTCATTagcaaaaaacgaaaaacaaaaccaaaaaccaaaaaccaaaaaaaaaaaaaaaaaaaaaaggtggggggggggagtagAAATGCACTCCCTCTCTGCTTCCCACAGGCCTTCCCCTGAGGCGTCTACGGCAAAGGGGACCACCTCCGCCCACCAGGCGGGACTGCCCTAGCCCCAGCCCTTGACAGAGAGAGTCCTGTTGGTCAAAGGTCCAGCGTCCCTAAATTGATAAACTAGAAGGGCTCTGGTAGTAAATCAGGTATCGGAACCAAAGGTAATCAAAGAACAGCAACAAGGGCACGGCGTTAGCCTGTGCTGCAGCAAAACCGGAGCGTTTGTCGCTTCTGCCGTCTGTGCATCAGGGGTTTGGATAAGGCCTGTCACCTTTACTTTGAGGTGTGAGAGTTGTGACTGAAAAACGTCCACCCAGAGATGTACGAGGAGCCCTGGGTGGACTTTGAATCGTGAAAGCATTATCACTGTCTGAGGTTCAAAGACTTGATTTGAAAATCACTCAATTGTCTAAAACTTTATCCAAAACTCTGCATCAGCTCTTTGCATTTCAATCACTGCAACTGATAAAAGCAGCCAATGGAAGAGGACAAACGAAGAAGACCTCGGTTCTGCTGCAACACAAGCTGTTTGCACAAGTCCAACGTGATGCTCATGCAGAAACCATCTGGTTGTCTTCCGTAATTTAAAAAGCCTATGATCACCAGGGACACGCTTTTCCAAGGCCAGAGACTGgctcaacagaaaaaaatcacatttaacaCCGATGAGAACATCCAAGGattaagacaaacaaaaatggtgcAATCCTCTAGGAAAAGTGCTACTCACTTTTAGTGCAACCGTTTTGTCAAACTCCCAGGACTGAAACCGAGTGGGAGATGTGATCTCAGAGTAAAAGGTGGTCAAAGCTACACCGCTATCCTTTTATCAAAGCAGTCTAAAACTGAATAGCACGTTTGAATCGTGAGGGAACACCAAGTTGCCAGTGTCCTGCTGGCCTTTCTCAGCCTCCCTACCTCCAGCTAatactttctccatttcttctctgacAACAGGGGATGTCAGGTGGATGGTCAGGGACAATGGaggctcttttgtgttttttatcaCAATCGCGGCATCGTCGACAGATTGGAGTATTTCGTACTTGTCATCTGTAACAGCCTACAAAAGAAAATGCAACTTTCAAACGCACTTTCCCCCCAAGGCTATCGACAGCTCTGTTTAGCTCCTGGTTACTACAGCAGACAGGCCAGTTTCTTGGACTGTGACTGACAGCAGTGCCTTCAGCTAGGGGTCAGAACCTCCCTCTTGCTGGACAGGTCTTTGGCCATCTTCCAGGTACTCCAAGGAGGAGGTGACTACTTAGAGGAGTGATTTTCACGGGAAGCTTTATAATGTAACGGGAAGCTTTATAATGTAACGGTAAGAGAGTTTAGTGTCTGGGAGGAGATGAGGGTGTGAATCCTCATTTTGTTGCTTGGTTGTCGTGTACTGGACAAATCACTTCATCTCATCAAGACTGTGGTTTCTAATTTGTAAAACGGACTCAGTGACACAGCCGACAGCACAAGGCTGCAGAGGACTTGAACCGGACACTCCGTGGAAagcacagcacccagcacagagtCGGCATCCAGCCACCGCTATTTCCACACCAGGCTGAGCAGCTATCACAGAATGCGGGATGATGGAAACTGTGTGCGGTAAAATAGTCTCATCATACGATGCCTATAAAAGCACGTACTTGCTGCAAATGCACCTGTCTATAAGAGGACGTTCACAATTGTgacttctgctttcttctttataCCAGTTTATATGCCTTGATCAAGAAAACTCGAGCGTTTTTGATTTTTgtcaagaaaaacaaagtaaatacaTTACGGGGAGGACAAAGGCACTATGGAAAATCTAAGATGACTTTTCTCCACCTCAGCACTACGGACGCTCTGGGCCAGATCACTCTTGGTTgtagggctgtcctgtgcactggagGACCTTGAGCAACATCTCCAGCCTCTATACCTAggagatgccagtagcacccaaCTCCTCCTGCTGTGACAACTAAAACTACCTCTAGACTCGCCACATGTCCCCTGGGGTGCAAAATCTGCCCCagtcaaaaagcaccaagctaaaTTGATAAAAATCTATCTTTAAAGACTCTTCAAAAACTGTCTTTCCTTTAGAAACATTTACgtcaaattaattttcttcacttAATATACTTTTTATAGACAAAGATTAACTGATCATTTCAATTCTGACCTCTGTCCTGAATCCCCAGTTGTCAGTCACACGTGACAGTACGTACCTTCTCACGTGAAAACGAACAGTGTGTCTAAGAGagtctttactttcttcttttgcttatcCTGTCACTAAATCCAGGGTAAACGTGTCCCAAAGAGGCACTGAGTGGCAGTGACACTCAAGAGGTTCTGAAGCCCCAGACCTCACCAGCTGGGTATGTGGGGTCAGTTACTGAGCTCCCCACACCTCAGTCACATCTTCGAAAATACTTAGATGATAAAGCCCTATCTCAGTCATTACGATGAAATGATAAAGAGCTCTTCTGGCCTAGAGTCTGGTGTAGTCAATGCTCAAGAAATGCCAGAGGCTATTATTTATGTAATACTTTTGTAATGAGACAAATAAATcggataaaaaaatttttttatgtccAGCTTTGCGTCAGGGAGGAAGAGTCAACAACTGTGCTACCTATTCATCCACTCACCCGCCCATCCATCACTGGAGTCTGGATGTGAAGGTCATGCCCAGTGCGACCCAAAAACAGTGCAGCCTTGTGCATGGCAGGCACTGGGCCCTTCTTGGCTGCCAGAGCATCTGGGTGGCTCTGCAGCGTCCTGCCTGTCACCTACGGAAGGTGTGAGCACAGCAGGTGCAAGGCTGGGTTTGGAGTGTGCCTCTTGGCGCACCTCTTCCCCTGACCACCCTCCAACCCCAGTGGTGGTGGTCACACTCACCGCGAGCTGGATGGCCAGGTTGTCAGCCACCTTGTCCAGGAGGGCGGTCGTGGGCTTCTCCTTACACAGCAGCACCAGCTCCAGGTCCAGGTCACCCTTGAGCAGCAGGCCCTTTGCCACGAGGCCAACACGCATCACGCCCCTCAGGGTTCTAGTCACATGCTCTGCCTTCTGCTCCCTGAGGGACAGCCCAACACATGCTCAGTGAGAGATTCCGTCTGGCCAGAACCCAGGGATCCTGGAAAGGCTGGAGTTTCTTAGAAAAGGAGGTGCTCAACCCTAGCCTGGCCAGTCTCCCtagaaagtagaaaggaaaaaacaaaacaaacacacagacaaacaaaacacaaccacCCTACAAAACCAACTTACCCGGCCCCTTCTTTGGTCTCGTCCTCTGGGGGCACATCCACATTCTCAGACTCGGCGTGATCGCCGCTACCTTTCTCCTGCTCATCAATCCAGTCGGACACAGCCTTGAGAGCCCGCTCCGTGTGAGACACCATGTTCTGGACTGCCTCCAGCTCCTCTTGTGTCGGATACACGGAAGAATGCTTTGCCATCACATGGCGATCATCGTTCACAAAAATTCTCACTGGACGCTGGAAATGTGAAAAGTTAGTTAAAAACAATGCAACTTGACACTTGTCTTTTAAGCTGTACAACTGAGAATTattcatatgaaaataaaacGATATGAACATATCTGAAAGCCTGAGCAGGACAACCAAACATAACAGCTGTgctttctctaggtggtgggaggaagggggcaTTTACTTTACACGTTTCTATATTACTAGAATCGTTACACTGTGTACTTGAAAAAAGTCCAATGAAAAATGATTACAGAATCAAATGCTTTGGGGACGCAAGAcagtgaaggggattaagaggaacaaactattaagtataaaataagcaaGTTACAAGGACACAATGAACAGGATTGGGAaggtagccaatattttataaaaactttataTGGAATATAATCTACAATAAGTTATCAAATTACTGaaactgaaactaatatgatattgtaagtcaactacttcaatttagaaaaaagaatcaaatgctTTGGGGCAACACTACAGACATTTTTGTACATGAATGAAGAAACCGTATCtatgattaagaaaaaaactttcttaccatttttacttcttttcctgtaGTGTCTGGAAATCaaatttttccttatcttttcaaattgtgaCAGATTTCCTTGGTGTTATCAATACTTCAACTATCTATAAGATCAGAAAATCTTTTTAGTTTCACATatttcatcaatggatgaatctTAGCAGTCAGATATTCAGCAGGATGCAAACGGCGCTGCCTCAGGAAGGAAGTCCGTCCACACAGCAGGACACATCTTTATTTCCAAGTAACCACTAAGCCACGGTACAAACAACTAATTATAAAAttccataaaaatgaaaacagctggCTTCTAGAAGGTGCGTCTCACTTCGGGCCCACACTCaggtgatttttacttttttaaaaatcccttttcaTCCTATCTTTATATAAGTATGccaatttttacaaataaaaaataaaccttttaaCAAGCCTCCagaaaatggtacaggtgaaaaTGTTCAGCAAAATCTTGGtatttggagaagaaaaagagagggaaagagctcTGGTCTTTGAGGGTAATGAAGAGATGGCAGGAAAGCAGGGAACAGAGGGGCTCAAAAGGCTTCTGTAAACTGGAGAGG includes these proteins:
- the ILF3 gene encoding interleukin enhancer-binding factor 3; translation: MRPVRIFVNDDRHVMAKHSSVYPTQEELEAVQNMVSHTERALKAVSDWIDEQEKGSGDHAESENVDVPPEDETKEGAGEQKAEHVTRTLRGVMRVGLVAKGLLLKGDLDLELVLLCKEKPTTALLDKVADNLAIQLAAVTDDKYEILQSVDDAAIVIKNTKEPPLSLTIHLTSPVVREEMEKVLAGETLSVNDPPDVLDRQKCLAALASLRHAKWFQARANGLKSCVIVIRVLRDLCTRVPTWGPLRGWPLELLCEKSIGTANRPMGAGEALRRVLECLASGIVMPDGSGIYDPCEKEATDAIGHLDRQQREDITQSAQHALRLAAFGQLHKVLGMDPLPSKMPKKPKNENPVDYTVQIPPSTTYAITPMKRPMEEDGEEKSPSKKKKKIQKKEEKAEPPQAMNALMRLNQLKPGLQYKLVSQTGPVHAPIFTMSVEVDGNSFEASGPSKKTAKLHVAVKVLQDMGLPTGAEGRDSSKGEDSAEETEAKPAVVAPPPVVEAVSTPSAAFPSDPTAENVKQQGPILTKHGKNPVMELNEKRRGLKYELISETGGSHDKRFVMEVEVDGQKFQGAGSNKKVAKAYAALAALEKLFPDAPLALEANKKKRAPVPVRGGPKFAAKPHNPGFGMGGPMHNEVPPPPNLRGRGRGGNIRGRGRGRGFGGANHGGYMNAGAGYGSYGYGGNSATAGYSQFYSNGGHSGNAGGGGGGGGGGGSSGYGSYYQGDNYNSPVPPKHAGKKQPHGGQQKPSYGSGYQSHQGQQQSYNQSQYSNYGPPQGKQKGYNHGQGNYSSYSNSYSSPGGGGGSDYSYESKFNYSGSGGRSGGNSYGSGGSSYNPGSHGGYGGGSGGGSSYQGKQGGYSSQSNYNSPGSSQNYSGPPSSYQSSQGGYGRNADHSMNYQYR